AGAAAATATCTAATAACGGTGGGCTGATGGTCGATAGCGTAGCATTGAGATGCTGGTTACGAATACTGTTGGGTAAATAACTCCCTAAGCTAATAAAGGCGTTTAGTTCGTTATTTGGAAAGCTAGCATAGTGCTCAATTAATAGCCCCGCACTGGCACCTTGAGCCACAACAATTATGTTGCCGCCCTCATCCATTGCACTGTTATACAAGGCATTGAACCTGGCTATTAACTTTAACTTGTAATCATCAAGCACAGCTTCACTAATATTGGGTGCACCTGTAACAAAATGAGGCGCTTGTTGTGCTTGGGCTGGCGTGGCAGGAGCAGTTTGTTCATCGCTTTGCGTAGTTGACTCTTCAGCGTCTTCAGAGCTCTCAGGCATTGCCATGTCAGCAGGGTGCCAATCAATGTCTGGCATGGTCATGGCAAGAGTTGCATAGCCAATTTCATTTAACTCTTTACGTAAAAAGTTAATGCCAGCATTGTTTGTTGGTAAGTGCTGCCAATCGGGAATAATGAGCACAATTCCACGTTGACTTGCAGCCATCGATTGACGATATAAGCTGATAAACTCATCTTCACCAGCAAGCAGGGGACGCACTTCATCAGTTGGTAAAAAACGTTGAATATCATTTGTGACCAAGCTTGACCAAGGCGTCGGTTTGATAAAGTCGGCTGCATTCACGCTGCTAATCAACGCAAAACAGGCTGCGTAAACTA
The nucleotide sequence above comes from Pseudoalteromonas shioyasakiensis. Encoded proteins:
- a CDS encoding DUF3530 family protein: MNLKPSHRLVYAACFALISSVNAADFIKPTPWSSLVTNDIQRFLPTDEVRPLLAGEDEFISLYRQSMAASQRGIVLIIPDWQHLPTNNAGINFLRKELNEIGYATLAMTMPDIDWHPADMAMPESSEDAEESTTQSDEQTAPATPAQAQQAPHFVTGAPNISEAVLDDYKLKLIARFNALYNSAMDEGGNIIVVAQGASAGLLIEHYASFPNNELNAFISLGSYLPNSIRNQHLNATLSTISPPLLDIFYSEGNPDTLQSVKDRKRWVRKHAKYDYRQRELFGVPSEPEQHERLLKEVDGFLRRLF